A single region of the Pontibacter kalidii genome encodes:
- a CDS encoding RagB/SusD family nutrient uptake outer membrane protein, producing the protein MKLRHKILAALFILCLGSTACEDMLDVEPKQSIDARDAIITEDDLQGAVIGMYAILGGPELYGTNLLLLPELLGAEENVAWYGTFAGYRQVANKTMTSDNIEAQRTWVGAYAAINLANIILSKLDIVSDPATRDRMEGEALFVRGMLHFELVRLYGRAWNDGDPNTNLGVPIRTTAVTTEEEARTFAPRNTVAEVYAQAQQDLERAKELLPELNEERANTYAASAFLARLHLQRQEYAAALEEANRVIEEGPFNLNPSVTAIFRNDNTAESIWEIQQNDQNNAGTANDGLTTFYADLEGIGRGDIAVLSYDLYEEQDARLSELIYEGFLYGDIQTGKWTDFGQNIPVVRLAEMYLIRAEANLRLGSAVGATPLEDINRIRERAGATLLSSVTLEDVLLERRLELAFEGFRIHDIKRTEDVLEGDAYTIPWNSPELVMPIPRREIDASQGELTQNPGYSG; encoded by the coding sequence ATGAAACTGAGACATAAAATACTAGCCGCCCTGTTTATACTTTGCCTCGGCTCCACGGCCTGCGAAGACATGCTGGATGTGGAGCCCAAGCAGTCGATTGACGCCAGGGATGCCATCATTACCGAAGATGACCTGCAGGGTGCCGTGATCGGAATGTATGCCATACTCGGAGGGCCTGAGCTATACGGCACCAACCTCTTGCTGCTGCCCGAACTACTTGGGGCGGAGGAGAACGTAGCCTGGTACGGTACCTTTGCCGGTTACCGGCAAGTAGCCAACAAAACCATGACTTCCGACAACATCGAGGCGCAGCGGACCTGGGTGGGGGCTTATGCCGCCATCAACCTGGCCAACATTATCCTGAGCAAGCTGGACATCGTCAGCGACCCCGCTACCCGCGACAGGATGGAGGGCGAGGCGCTCTTTGTGCGTGGCATGCTGCACTTCGAGCTGGTAAGACTGTATGGCAGGGCCTGGAACGACGGTGACCCGAACACCAACCTGGGCGTGCCGATCCGCACCACCGCTGTCACCACCGAAGAGGAGGCGAGAACCTTCGCCCCGCGCAACACCGTGGCCGAAGTATATGCCCAGGCACAGCAGGACCTGGAGCGCGCCAAGGAACTCTTGCCCGAGCTGAACGAGGAACGGGCTAACACCTATGCCGCTAGTGCTTTCCTGGCCCGCTTGCACCTGCAGCGCCAGGAGTACGCGGCAGCGCTTGAGGAAGCCAACCGCGTAATTGAGGAAGGCCCCTTTAACCTGAACCCCAGCGTGACGGCCATCTTCCGCAACGATAACACCGCCGAGTCCATCTGGGAGATACAGCAGAATGACCAGAACAATGCCGGTACCGCCAACGACGGACTCACCACCTTTTATGCCGACCTGGAAGGCATTGGCCGCGGGGACATTGCCGTGCTTTCCTACGACCTCTACGAAGAGCAGGATGCCCGCCTCTCCGAGCTCATTTACGAGGGCTTCCTGTATGGCGACATCCAAACCGGCAAGTGGACGGACTTTGGCCAAAACATTCCGGTGGTGCGGCTGGCCGAGATGTACCTGATCCGTGCAGAGGCCAATCTGAGGCTGGGCTCGGCGGTGGGCGCCACCCCGCTCGAGGACATAAACCGCATCCGGGAACGAGCCGGCGCTACCCTACTCAGCAGCGTTACCCTGGAGGATGTGCTGCTGGAGCGCCGCCTGGAACTGGCCTTCGAGGGCTTCAGGATTCACGACATCAAACGCACTGAAGACGTACTGGAGGGAGATGCCTACACCATCCCCTGGAACTCGCCGGAACTGGTGATGCCAATTCCGAGGAGGGAGATAGACGCCAGCCAGGGAGAGCTGACGCAGAACCCCGGCTACTCAGGGTAG
- a CDS encoding BlaI/MecI/CopY family transcriptional regulator — protein sequence MKELTKAEEEIMQVLWKLERAFVRDILEELPEPKPAYNTVSTIVRILETKAFVGHEAFGKSHQYFPLVDQDKYKSFFLKNFMSGYFGGSFERLVSFFAKDNNLNVQELDQLLKHVKQDLDEKSDSDGSHT from the coding sequence ATGAAAGAATTGACCAAAGCAGAGGAAGAGATCATGCAGGTGCTCTGGAAGCTGGAGCGGGCTTTTGTGCGCGACATTCTGGAGGAGTTGCCGGAGCCCAAGCCAGCCTACAATACCGTGTCTACCATCGTGCGTATACTCGAAACAAAGGCCTTTGTGGGGCACGAGGCTTTCGGCAAGTCGCACCAGTACTTCCCGCTGGTAGACCAAGACAAGTATAAGAGCTTCTTCCTGAAGAACTTTATGAGCGGCTACTTCGGTGGCTCCTTCGAGCGGCTGGTGTCGTTCTTCGCCAAGGATAACAACCTGAACGTGCAGGAACTCGACCAGCTGCTTAAACACGTAAAACAGGATCTGGACGAAAAAAGCGACAGCGATGGAAGCCATACTTAA
- a CDS encoding M56 family metallopeptidase — protein sequence MEAILNYTLKISIALLALYLFYILVLRGQNSFRFNRAYLLLAPIIALRLPLIKWPTLLAPDTFASQALQAVQLDELVVNPYPPAAAETAATVQLVNTALLSLYLLGVALVLFKLVRQLWQIRQLKAQATLARQAEGINLYHLNSPYPAFAFGKNIFLSRLQEQLHPQEREQVLAHELAHVKYGHTWDVLLYEVLSAILWFHPAVWLLKQELRDVHEYQADDAVVTRHQTQKYTSLLSREALLSMGLPVGSYFTKPQVLKRLHMLQLQGRKPSWIRPLLAAPLLLVLTFLLARQQATAEHQGLTAASDSLTSKLPPAPLRDAEVVAPAPSREQPYTYVEQMPIFEGGDEAMLAFLGKNIRYPEQAEDAGTEGLVVLSFVVEADGSLHDITVVKSLGDGTEEEAIRVVEKMDGMWHPGRQNGRAVPVQYTLPVRFAIR from the coding sequence ATGGAAGCCATACTTAATTACACATTAAAGATAAGCATAGCCCTGCTGGCTTTGTACCTATTTTACATCCTGGTGCTACGGGGCCAGAACAGCTTCCGCTTTAACCGGGCCTACCTGCTATTGGCCCCTATTATCGCGCTGCGGCTCCCCCTCATCAAGTGGCCTACCCTACTTGCCCCGGATACTTTTGCCAGCCAGGCACTGCAGGCAGTGCAACTGGATGAGCTTGTTGTGAACCCCTATCCCCCGGCAGCGGCGGAAACTGCGGCAACAGTGCAGTTGGTTAACACGGCGCTTCTAAGTTTATACTTGCTGGGTGTGGCGCTTGTGCTTTTTAAGCTGGTTCGGCAACTGTGGCAGATCCGGCAGCTGAAGGCACAGGCTACACTTGCCCGGCAGGCCGAAGGGATAAACCTATACCACCTGAACAGTCCCTACCCCGCCTTTGCTTTTGGCAAGAATATTTTCCTGAGCCGACTACAGGAGCAGTTACACCCGCAGGAGCGGGAGCAGGTCCTGGCCCATGAGCTGGCGCACGTGAAGTATGGCCACACCTGGGATGTGCTCTTATACGAAGTGCTCTCGGCCATCCTTTGGTTTCATCCCGCCGTGTGGCTCTTAAAGCAGGAGCTGCGCGATGTGCACGAATACCAGGCCGACGACGCCGTGGTGACCAGGCACCAAACACAAAAGTATACTTCGCTCCTCTCAAGGGAGGCCCTGCTAAGTATGGGCTTGCCGGTAGGCAGCTATTTTACCAAGCCCCAGGTGCTTAAGCGCCTGCACATGCTGCAACTGCAGGGGCGCAAACCAAGCTGGATACGCCCGCTGCTCGCCGCCCCGCTCTTACTGGTCTTAACCTTTCTGCTTGCCCGACAGCAGGCTACGGCCGAACACCAAGGCCTAACCGCTGCCTCAGATAGCTTGACAAGCAAGCTTCCGCCTGCCCCCCTTCGAGACGCTGAGGTGGTTGCTCCTGCCCCATCCAGAGAACAGCCTTATACTTATGTGGAGCAGATGCCAATCTTTGAAGGCGGGGATGAGGCAATGCTAGCTTTCCTAGGTAAAAATATCCGCTACCCTGAACAGGCAGAGGACGCCGGTACCGAGGGTTTGGTAGTGCTGAGTTTTGTGGTAGAAGCTGATGGCAGCCTGCACGATATCACGGTGGTGAAGTCGCTGGGCGATGGCACTGAAGAGGAAGCCATCCGCGTGGTAGAAAAGATGGACGGCATGTGGCACCCCGGCAGGCAGAACGGCAGAGCAGTTCCCGTCCAGTATACGTTGCCCGTCCGCTTCGCCATCAGGTAA
- a CDS encoding TonB family protein, which translates to MKNTFRQLTAAALLSMAILAAAPSALAQTSEKPYTYVEQMPVFKGGEAEMMKFLGSNINYPADAIKAGVEGLVVLSFVIDANGSVHDMRVVKSLSTSTDAEATRVAKMTDGKWQPGKQNGKTVAVQYTLPVRFAMKNAPADAAGPDQQPQFKGGQQALMRTINQHLKVPEEAKQEHLNARVVVKFTVEKDGTVSNIKLASTKLKKTVGPDATLDYMDASTFNLQNKTILAKLAEAAAAAVKATSGQWQPATKNGQAVAAELALPVQFVGSEAGGK; encoded by the coding sequence ATGAAAAACACATTCAGACAACTAACCGCTGCCGCACTGCTAAGTATGGCTATACTCGCTGCTGCCCCATCCGCACTGGCGCAAACATCAGAAAAACCTTACACTTACGTGGAACAGATGCCTGTTTTCAAGGGCGGGGAAGCGGAAATGATGAAATTCCTGGGCAGTAACATTAACTACCCTGCCGATGCCATAAAAGCCGGTGTGGAGGGGCTGGTGGTGCTTTCGTTTGTGATAGACGCCAACGGCTCCGTACACGATATGCGGGTAGTAAAATCCCTGAGCACCAGCACCGATGCCGAGGCAACCCGCGTGGCGAAGATGACCGACGGTAAATGGCAGCCGGGCAAGCAGAATGGCAAAACAGTAGCCGTACAGTATACTTTGCCCGTACGTTTTGCCATGAAGAATGCACCTGCCGATGCCGCCGGGCCAGACCAGCAGCCACAATTTAAGGGCGGGCAGCAAGCGCTGATGCGAACGATAAACCAGCACCTGAAAGTGCCGGAGGAGGCGAAGCAAGAGCACCTGAACGCCCGCGTAGTGGTAAAGTTCACAGTAGAGAAAGACGGCACGGTGTCCAACATCAAACTAGCTAGTACCAAGTTAAAGAAAACCGTGGGCCCCGACGCCACGCTCGACTACATGGATGCCTCCACCTTTAACCTGCAGAACAAAACCATACTTGCCAAGCTGGCAGAGGCCGCAGCAGCAGCCGTAAAAGCTACCTCCGGCCAATGGCAGCCTGCTACTAAAAACGGGCAGGCTGTAGCCGCAGAACTGGCGCTGCCGGTGCAGTTTGTAGGTAGTGAGGCAGGAGGTAAGTAG
- a CDS encoding energy transducer TonB, whose translation MNKLFTATLFTAVVILSNAAFAQDSTAVSTEETWTYVERLPQFQGGDEAMFSFLGSHIKVPKNPPAGTVILSFIVEVDGSVDDVQVVQSLSPEVDASCIKAIYKMSGKWEPGMQNQKLVPVRFTIPIDMAPASARKRKE comes from the coding sequence ATGAACAAGTTATTTACGGCTACTCTATTTACCGCAGTAGTTATACTTTCCAATGCAGCTTTTGCCCAAGATTCAACAGCAGTCTCAACAGAAGAAACTTGGACCTACGTTGAACGGCTCCCTCAATTCCAAGGCGGCGACGAGGCTATGTTCAGCTTTCTTGGCTCTCATATCAAAGTGCCTAAAAACCCGCCGGCTGGTACAGTTATCTTAAGCTTTATTGTGGAGGTAGATGGTTCTGTAGACGATGTGCAGGTAGTGCAGAGTCTTTCCCCGGAAGTAGACGCTTCCTGTATAAAAGCAATTTATAAGATGAGCGGTAAGTGGGAGCCAGGCATGCAGAACCAAAAACTAGTGCCGGTGCGCTTTACCATCCCCATTGACATGGCACCTGCCTCAGCCAGAAAGAGGAAAGAGTAG